A region of Antedon mediterranea chromosome 8, ecAntMedi1.1, whole genome shotgun sequence DNA encodes the following proteins:
- the LOC140056284 gene encoding dolichol-phosphate mannosyltransferase subunit 1-like, whose product MAPKNSKKDKYSILLPTYNERENLPLIIWLLVKSFTESGYDYEVIVIDDGSPDGTLEIAEQLQDIYGKDKIVLRPRAKKLGLGTAYIHGIKHATGNFIIIMDADLSHHPKFIPEFIKTQQEKDYDVVSGTRYRGTGGVYGWDFKRKLISRGANYVTQILLRPGASDLTGSFRLYKKDVLHKLIDACVSKGYVFQMEMIIRARQLNYTIGEVPITFVDRVYGESKLGGNEIIGFVKGLLTLFATT is encoded by the exons ATGGCaccaaaaaatagtaaaaaagataaatattcaATCCTACTGCCTACTTACAATGAGCGTGAGAACCTGCCACTTATAATCTGGCTTCTTGTAAAGTCATTTACAGAAAG TGGTTATGATTATGAGGTGATTGTGATAGATGATGGAAGTCCTGATGGAACACTGGAAATAGCTGAACAACTGCAAGACATTTATGGAAAAGACAAAATT gtACTTAGACCAAGAGCTAAAAAACTTGGATTAG GAACTGCATACATCCACGGAATAAAACATGCCACTGGTAACTTTATAATAATCATGGATGCTGATCTATCTCATCAT cCAAAGTTTATACCTGAATTTATTAA AACACAGCAGGAAAAAGACTATGATGTAGTATCAGGCACACGATACCGTGGCACTGGAGGTGTGTATGGATGGGACTTTAAGCGAAAACTTATCAG ccGTGGAGCAAATTATGTGACGCAAATATTGCTGCGACCGGGTGCGTCAGATTTGACTGGAAGTTTTcg ATTATATAAAAAAGATGTTTTACATAAACTGATTGATGCGTGCGTATCAAAGGGATATGTATTTCAAATGGAGATGATTATACGAGCCAGGCAACTCAACTACACCATAGGGGAG GTTCCTATAACGTTTGTGGATAGAGTATATGGTGAATCCAAGCTAGGAGGGAATGAGATTATTGGATTTGTGAAAGGGCTTTTGACGCTGTTCGCCACCACCTAG
- the LOC140056504 gene encoding cytochrome b-245 light chain-like, translating into MGGMMKWEWAMWANEHAFVSGILLVMGGIVGAFDFSGKEFAYYSIAAGVFVTLLEYPRGTRINGKVVPRRFQDKISPIVDFLGPLGRNYFIRFVLYLLMSVPTVFCLPTIMSGVSLFFGSVMYFVAAIGNEEWKPESASALARQKTLTQQPPMNPPPRPPQAKGERAAAVTNGDKNNI; encoded by the exons ATGGGGGGAATGATGAAATGGGAGTGGGCTATGTGGGCCAATGAGCACGCATTTGTCAGTGGAATCC TTTTGGTGATGGGTGGAATTGTAGGTGCATTTGATTTTTCTGGAAAGGAATTCGCATATTATAGCAT AGCTGCTGGTGTATTTGTGACGCTATTGGAATATCCAAGAGGAACAAGAATAAATGGAAAAGTAGTTCCAAGAAG aTTCCAGGATAAAATCTCACCAATTGTTGATTTCTTAGGCCCTCTTggtagaaattattttattcgaTTTGTTCTATATTTACT aATGTCTGTGCCAACTGTGTTTTGTTTACCAACTATAATGAGTGGAGTGTCGTTATTTTTTGGATCTGTTATGTATTTTGTGGCAGCTATTGGTAACGAGGAATGGAAACCAGAAAGTGCAAGCGCCCTCGCACGACAGAAGACTTTGACTCAGCAGCCACCGATGAACCCTCCACCTCGTCCACCGCAGGCTAAAGGGGAACGAGCAGCTGCCGTGACCAATGGTGACAAAAATAATATCTAA
- the LOC140057742 gene encoding Na(+)/dicarboxylate cotransporter 3-like → MAVAGHFVVMIVFWLTRTASWGWGQLFPDGYLSDTTPVLIITFSLFVFPSTLPCLSGGSKAWNPILSWDFVVRKVPWGLFMFIGAGFSMAEATNVSGLSVWIGNQLKVLQGINQILIVLCSSAAIAVITDFINNMSAANIFLPLLVELAVSIRMNPIYIIIPSAMACCYAFMLPIASPVNAIVYSYGALRVKDMVKSGAVLNLICVLVTNISINTLGALIFDVHNFPEWAESAVLPTTFSPMYNSTDISIYP, encoded by the exons ATGGCCGTTGCAGGTCACTTTGTAGTGATGATTGTATTTTGGTTAACTCGTACGGCAAGTTGGGGTTGGGGACAATTATTTCCGGATGG TTACCTCAGCGACACAACTCCAGTTCTCATTATCACGTTCAGTCTTTTTGTCTTTCCCTCTACGCTACCGTGTTTGTCAG GTGGATCAAAAGCGTGGAACCCGATATTGTCATGGGACTTTGTGGTGAGAAAGGTGCCCTGGGGTTTGTTCATGTTTATTGGTGCTGGGTTTTCAATGGCAGAAGCgacaaat GTTTCTGGTTTGTCTGTTTGGATAGGAAACCAACTCAAAGTACTACAAGGTATCAATCAAATACTCATTGTTTTATGTAGTTCTGCCGCCATTGCTGTCATAACGGATTTCATCAATAATATGTCTGCCGCAAACATATTTTTACCTCTTTTGGTCGAATTG GCAGTTTCTATTAGAATGAACCCGATATACATTATAATCCCATCGGCCATGGCTTGCTGCTATGCGTTCATGTTACCGATAGCATCTCCGGTAAATGCCATCGTGTACTCGTATGGTGCGTTAAGGGTTAAGGACATG GTTAAATCTGGAGCTGTGTTAAACCTAATATGTGTTTTAGTCACTAACATCAGTATCAACACGTTAGGAGCGTTGATCTTCGATGTTCATAATTTCCCGGAATGGGCGGAGTCAGCAGTGCTTCCAACCACGTTTTCTCCGATGTACAATTCCACAGATATAAGCATATATCCATAA
- the LOC140057743 gene encoding solute carrier family 13 member 1-like → MGFTRWMWNGRRYLILLSIPLLFSPLPIIIRTSEAYTAYVIFVVSLYWATEVVALPVTGLLPALLLPMFGVLTAKQVGSQYMKDVSMLVLGNLMIATAIEKTNLHKRIALRVLMLIGTSPRFLILGMMLTSCVLSMWMSNIVTTAMMVQIAHAILEEVALKEDIELNSTQEKEKDEHDNTLSHSQKDLCDNSHGLKNLRKALLLCISYSANIGGTGTLTGSAINVIAINLIDSYCGPGHGINYGTWMLFATPGMIICLFISWMWLSMYYVGCECCPRIFSCCKVVWKDDFSSTQAIIRKQYQALRPIK, encoded by the exons ATGGGTTTTACAAGATGGATGTGGAATGGCAGACGATACCTCATACTTTTGTCAATACCTCTATTATTTTCACCACTTCCAATTATTATTCGGACATCG GAAGCTTACACGGCTTACGTCATCTTTGTGGTGTCTCTGTACTGGGCGACTGAAGTCGTGGCCTTGCCTGTTACTGGTCTGCTTCCTGCACTTCTGCTGCCAATGTTCGGTGTCCTTACGGCAAAGCAGGTTGGCAGTCAATACATGAAAGATGTCTCCATGTTGGTTCTAGGTAATTTGATGATTGCTACTGCCATTGAGAAGACCAATCTACACAAGAGAATTGCTCTGCGCGTACTTATGCTGATTGGCACATCGCCAAGATT TCTGATCCTAGGTATGATGCTGACATCCTGTGTCTTATCAATGTGGATGAGCAACATAGTAACAACTGCAATGATGGTTCAGATAGCTCATGCAATACTTGAGGAAGTAGCTCTA AAAGAAGATATAGAGCTAAATTCAACACAGGAAAAGGAAAAAGATGAGCACGATAACAC TTTGTCACATTCGCAAAAGGATTTATGTGACAATTCCCACGGTCTTAAAAACTTACGAAAAGCACTGTTACTTTGCATTTCGTACTCTGCCAATATTGGCGGAACTGGAACTTTGACTGGATCAGCGATCAACGTGATTGCAATTAATCTCATAGATAG TTACTGTGGTCCAGGACATGGTATAAACTACGGAACTTGGATGTTGTTTGCAACGCCTGGAATGATTATCTGTTTGTTTATCTCCTGGATGTGGTTGTCTATGTATTACGTGGGATGCGA atgtTGTCCAAGGATATTTAGTTGCTGTAAAGTGGTTTGGAAAGACGACTTTAGTTCAACACAAGCAATCATTAGGAAACAATATCAAGCACTTAGACCAATAAAGTAA
- the LOC140056285 gene encoding succinate dehydrogenase [ubiquinone] cytochrome b small subunit A, mitochondrial-like isoform X2 codes for MSRSILVQSGVLTSKLPAIGATGTTLHTSSQRHSAGMMSSTHWKAERVISVGLLAVIPAALAFPNPALDYTLAASLVLHAHWGMEQVFTDYVHGPSLPKVVNASLLFASSVAFASLCYFNYNDVGLAKAIAMFWSA; via the exons ATGAGTCGTAGTATCTTAGTTCAATCAGGGGTACTGACTTCAAAATTACCAGCAATTGGTGCCACGGGAACCACTCTACACACATCATCTCAACGACACAGTGCAG gtATGATGAGTTCAACTCACTGGAAAGCTGAACGTGTCATATCAGTTGGTTTGTTGGCTGTCATTCCTGCAGCTTTAGCTTTTCCTAACCCAGCCTTAGATTATACATTGGCAGCTTCTCTTGTACTGCATGCTCATTG GGGTATGGAACAAGTATTCACAGACTACGTACATGGCCCATCACTTCCAAAAGTTGTCAACGCCAGTCTTCTATTTGCCTCGAGCGTTGCGTTTGCTAGCTTATGTTATTTTAACTACAacgatgtaggcctagctaaggcTATTGCAATGTTCTGGTCAGCATAA
- the LOC140056285 gene encoding succinate dehydrogenase [ubiquinone] cytochrome b small subunit A, mitochondrial-like isoform X1, with translation MALLRILGCTKGLHMSRSILVQSGVLTSKLPAIGATGTTLHTSSQRHSAGMMSSTHWKAERVISVGLLAVIPAALAFPNPALDYTLAASLVLHAHWGMEQVFTDYVHGPSLPKVVNASLLFASSVAFASLCYFNYNDVGLAKAIAMFWSA, from the exons ATGGCATTGCTCCGAATTTTAGGATGTACAAAGG GGCTACATATGAGTCGTAGTATCTTAGTTCAATCAGGGGTACTGACTTCAAAATTACCAGCAATTGGTGCCACGGGAACCACTCTACACACATCATCTCAACGACACAGTGCAG gtATGATGAGTTCAACTCACTGGAAAGCTGAACGTGTCATATCAGTTGGTTTGTTGGCTGTCATTCCTGCAGCTTTAGCTTTTCCTAACCCAGCCTTAGATTATACATTGGCAGCTTCTCTTGTACTGCATGCTCATTG GGGTATGGAACAAGTATTCACAGACTACGTACATGGCCCATCACTTCCAAAAGTTGTCAACGCCAGTCTTCTATTTGCCTCGAGCGTTGCGTTTGCTAGCTTATGTTATTTTAACTACAacgatgtaggcctagctaaggcTATTGCAATGTTCTGGTCAGCATAA
- the LOC140056502 gene encoding DNA replication factor Cdt1-like gives MAQSKVTFYYGSRKRSVDIQPSKRRKVIQSNTISENSPVFDEDVISKPVFTFENKKSATLQFEAGESKSTVAVEPAATGVSTRSRRSTRKKSSTSTSRQQTRRKKGENTKNASIKDFMSVVTDLKSSSDIELRLSDSGSDASGPTFEITEAKDDHGVPRTPPTTPTKRGKRLTAPVANKRSKTNSKEVTTVIEKEDSAEDVQSRTYRIAGRKSAKKCLDGALAKFSLESQSSELQKSGDVQTPLSTNSKSLRMKTPMKDKVEDMIKKIAVTKKATVVKSDTKATNKSSTEVMREKLAQCGKLEELQKRLAAVRQETQKMKEKDAEKTQKKQAPKKAAETKTMPAFEKYHSLATTPPPATLALPYRYKLLQEMFRSMDTIVSMLHNRSEQCTFKKLKEAVQEMCRKTFQLQHIGKIKKVYSSAYNFSQRKNSLQQQRDKNKGDGDYQLHVDPNVTLQESGGTVTKSGQPRFIASALIERRNVFHNNLVNIVKEHHRAFLSKLPQPITVPDKQLKRWHPKFPLDQVPDIEPEDLPQPPNVLKYHSAKDVLDKAKDMMSPRVARALHLVAENSDKIKNDINKQKGSDKPSTSKSTDVKGVSKSLLDRIRAKEAKKIEQLLLRDPKEDKRLSMLERLPEMCAIIRNFFLSEKKAALLVDSAISTLRESSRSSLSQVDAEEHINLLMEVLPEWIKVVNLRNEKYLKIDKKKELKQVNAKLTQLINESR, from the exons ATGGCTCAATCTAAAGTCACGTTTTACTATGGATCACGAAAGAGATCCGTCGATATCCAACCATCAAAACGTAGAAAGGTTATCCAGTCCAATACTATATCTGAGAATTCGCCAGTATTTGATGAGGACGTAATAAGTAAACCGGTGTTTACGTTCGAAAACAAAAAGTCAGCCACACTTCAGTTTGAGGCCGGAGAAAGCAAATCAACCGTGGCAGTAGAACCAGCTGCGACGGGGGTCTCCACCCGGTCAAGACGGTCTACAAGAAAGAAGTCATCAACATCAACAAGTCGTCAACAAACAAGAAGGAAGAAAGGAGAAAACACCAAAAATGCTTCAATAAAAGATTTTATGTCTGTCGTAACCGATTTAAAATCATCTAGCGATATTGAACTCAGATTATCGGATTCTGGTTCCGATGCTTCCGGTCCAACATTTGAAATAACCGAAGCCAAAGATGATCACGGTGTTCCTCGTACACCTCCCACTACACCGACTAAAAGAGGGAAAAGGTTAACGGCGCCAGTTGCTAATAAGAGAAGCAAGACGAATTCGAAAGAAGTAACAACCGTGATTGAGAAAGAAGACTCGGCCGAAGATGTCCAATCAAGAACGTATCGTATTGCGGGAAGGAAATCGGCAAAGAAATGTTTGGATGGAGCTCTTGCAAAATTCTCACTTGAGAGCCAGTCTTCTGAATTGCAGAAG TCTGGGGATGTACAGACTCCACTTTCTACCAACTCCAAATCATTGCGGATGAAGACACCAATGAAAGACAAAGTTGAAGATATGATCAAGAAAATTGCTGTAACGAAGAAGGCAACTGTTGTTAAAAGTGATACAAAG GCTACCAATAAATCATCAACCGAAGTTATGCGTGAAAAACTTGCGCAATGTGGGAAGTTGGAGGAGCTGCAGAAAAGGTTAGCAGCAGTGAGACAAGAAACGCAGAAAATGAAAGAGAAAGATGCTGAAAAAACGCAAAAGAAGCAAGCGCCAAAGAAAGCTGCTGAAACAAAAAC GATGCCAGCATTTGAGAAGTATCATTCTCTTGCAACGACGCCGCCTCCAGCTACTCTTGCTCTGCCATATCGCTACAAACTGCTGCAAGAGATGTTCCGCAGTATGGACACAATCGTTAGTATGTTGCATAACCGATCGGAGCAGTGCACATTCAAGAAGTTAAAGGAAGCAGTACAAGAAATGTGCCGCAA AACATTCCAGTTGCAACACATTGGAAAGATCAAGAAGGTGTATTCTTCAGCGTATAACTTTAGTCAGCGTAAAAACTCGCTCCAGCAACAACGGGATAAGAATAAGGGAGATGGTGACTATCAGCTTCATGTTGATCCTAATGTTACCTTGCAAGAAAGTG GTGGAACCGTGACCAAATCTGGACAGCCGCGTTTTATAGCTTCAGCGTTGATCGAACGAAGAAATGTTTTTCACAACAACTTGGTCAATATTGTCAAAGAACATCATAGG GCGTTTCTCTCGAAGCTTCCGCAACCAATAACTGTTCCTGATAAGCAGCTCAAGAGATGGCATCCCAAGTTTCCTCTGGATCAAGTTCCTGACATTGAACCAGAAGATCTTCCCCAGCCACCAAATGTTCTCAAGTATCATTCAGCCAAAGATGTTCTTGACAAAGCTAAAGATATGATGTCTCCACGTGTCGCCAGAGCTTTACATCTTGTGGCAGAGAACTCGGACAAAATCAAGAAtgatatcaacaaacaaaaggGGAGTGATAAGCCGTCAACATCAAAAAGCACAGATGTAAAAGGAGTCTCTAAATCGCTATTAGATAGG ATACGAGCGAAAGAAGCCAAAAAGATCGAGCAACTACTTCTAAGGGATCCGAAGGAAGACAAGAGATTATCAATGCTGGAAAGACTACCTGAAATGTGTGCTATCATCAGAAA TTTCTTTCTATCTGAGAAGAAAGCAGCTTTACTTGTAGATTCTGCTATCAGTACATTGAGGGAAAGCAGCAGATCAAGCCTTTCACAAG tGGATGCGGAAGAACATATAAACTTGCTAATGGAGGTTTTACCAGAGTGGATAAAAGTTGTCAATTTACGCAACGAGAAATACCTTAAAATTGACAAGAAGAAAGAACTGAAGCAAGTTAACGCAAAACTGACGCAGCTGATCAACGAAAGCCGATAG